In the Candidatus Eisenbacteria bacterium genome, one interval contains:
- a CDS encoding ATP-binding protein yields MRLPISLRASLSLSMVGLAVLVAMLAIGVHLTLAVQEIIHASAERSRALAHQTAWLAGRAARASSASIPNAIQGDRALKSLFESAVAGDPTIYDLTIVDRRGVVLVHSQGLRVGQLALTRPDIEALEEGNVFRQGARLLGPSRAFEARVPLNSGGRPFGEVRVGLSTALMKTALLESLRAGLWVTAVALLLAILVALISAELLSRRVRAMTTGLERLRGGDFDYRLQVEGRDELSVLASSINALGERLEAMRHRAAAGEVDHDELLDATGQASAWARVARGLTHELADSLHAAQLHLGHLRAKWNLAPDDAQRHLEVVDQEFGRLKTVLERFRGFSQRGEMRPDWVDLQGLLEEEVDRARQSMNPSIEIRLDARSAPERFWGDGLLLRQAITQLITNAVQAMPDGGRVTVRVDRHGGRVAVTVKDDGAGIPEELHGQVFDEDFTTKPRGSGVGLAVVQKVVKLHKGRVRLHSAPGQGTEVVLELPESKLEPVGAA; encoded by the coding sequence GTGAGGCTGCCGATCAGCCTGCGGGCCTCGCTGTCTCTGTCGATGGTCGGGCTCGCCGTGCTGGTGGCCATGCTGGCGATCGGCGTCCACCTGACGCTGGCGGTTCAGGAGATCATCCATGCGTCGGCGGAGCGCTCGCGGGCGCTCGCGCACCAGACCGCTTGGCTGGCCGGGCGCGCGGCGCGCGCCTCGTCCGCTTCCATCCCGAACGCCATCCAGGGCGACCGCGCGCTGAAGTCGCTGTTCGAGAGCGCCGTGGCCGGAGATCCCACGATCTACGACCTGACGATCGTCGATCGCCGAGGTGTGGTGCTGGTCCATTCCCAGGGCCTGCGGGTGGGACAACTGGCTTTGACTCGTCCGGATATCGAGGCCCTCGAAGAGGGCAACGTGTTCCGTCAGGGCGCGCGCCTCCTCGGCCCGTCCCGTGCCTTCGAGGCGCGCGTGCCGCTGAACTCCGGGGGGCGGCCCTTCGGGGAAGTGCGCGTCGGCCTGTCGACGGCGCTGATGAAGACCGCGCTCCTCGAGTCCCTTCGCGCCGGACTGTGGGTGACCGCGGTCGCGCTGCTGCTGGCGATCCTCGTGGCGCTCATCTCCGCCGAGCTCCTGTCCCGCCGCGTTCGCGCGATGACCACCGGCCTCGAGCGGCTCCGTGGCGGAGACTTCGACTACCGCCTTCAGGTGGAAGGCCGCGACGAGCTATCGGTGCTGGCTTCGTCGATCAACGCGCTGGGCGAGCGCCTGGAAGCCATGCGGCACCGGGCGGCGGCGGGTGAGGTGGACCACGACGAGCTGCTGGACGCCACCGGCCAGGCCTCGGCCTGGGCCCGCGTGGCGCGAGGCCTCACTCACGAGCTGGCCGATTCGCTCCACGCCGCGCAGCTCCACCTGGGCCACCTGAGAGCCAAATGGAATCTCGCGCCCGATGATGCGCAACGTCACCTCGAGGTGGTGGATCAGGAATTCGGTCGGCTGAAGACCGTGCTCGAGCGCTTCCGCGGTTTCTCCCAGCGTGGGGAGATGCGACCCGACTGGGTCGACCTGCAAGGGCTGCTCGAGGAGGAAGTGGATCGCGCGCGCCAGAGCATGAATCCATCCATCGAGATCCGGCTGGACGCCAGAAGTGCTCCCGAGCGCTTCTGGGGGGACGGCCTGCTGCTGCGTCAGGCCATCACCCAGCTGATCACCAACGCGGTGCAGGCCATGCCCGATGGCGGCCGCGTCACCGTCAGAGTGGACCGGCATGGTGGCCGCGTCGCCGTCACCGTCAAAGACGATGGCGCCGGCATCCCGGAAGAGCTTCACGGCCAGGTCTTCGACGAGGATTTCACCACCAAGCCGCGTGGGTCCGGCGTCGGACTGGCGGTGGTGCAGAAGGTCGTGAAGCTACACAAAGGGCGCGTCCGCCTGCACTCCGCGCCTGGTCAGGGGACGGAAGTGGTGCTCGAGCTGCCCGAGAGCAAGCTCGAGCCGGTCGGCGCGGCATGA
- a CDS encoding sigma-54 dependent transcriptional regulator, with protein sequence MRVLVVDDHLASAEGLRDYLKEWGHESHCASGAAEALVVLESWRPDVIVCDLLMPPGPGGLELLRQVQVADPWIGFIMLTGQGTIEDAVSAIREGAFDFLTKPVDLERLRLLVDRLGERNSMHDEVVRLRQRLAHLDDDVVVSRSPAMRRVMDLVERVAPSTASVLVTGESGSGKDFVAQRLHQLSGRFQAPFIAVNCPAIPEALLESELFGHERGAFTGAISERSGLFEHAGSGTLLLDEITEMAPGLQAKLLRVLETRRFRRVGGREERSADFRVVAATNRDPETAVRQGRLREDLYYRLNVFSLAMPALRARKEDIAPLAARFIASFAEQNGRAVEGLSNEALIALEGYDWPGNVRELRNAIERAVVLARGSVIELSDLPQRIARPLGLIERLRSGEVEPLHEVERKAILDALQSFAQNKTHAARALGISLKTLHNKLKLYARGETA encoded by the coding sequence ATGAGAGTCCTGGTCGTCGACGATCACCTGGCTTCAGCCGAAGGACTGCGGGACTACCTCAAGGAGTGGGGTCACGAATCGCACTGCGCTTCCGGCGCCGCCGAAGCGCTGGTCGTCCTCGAGTCCTGGCGTCCCGACGTCATCGTGTGCGATCTGCTCATGCCACCCGGTCCTGGGGGCCTCGAGCTCCTTCGCCAGGTCCAGGTCGCCGATCCGTGGATCGGGTTCATCATGCTGACCGGTCAGGGCACCATCGAGGACGCCGTATCGGCGATCCGGGAAGGGGCCTTCGACTTCCTCACCAAGCCGGTGGACCTCGAGCGATTGCGACTTCTGGTCGATCGGCTCGGCGAGCGGAACTCCATGCATGACGAAGTGGTGAGGCTGCGTCAACGCCTGGCTCATCTCGACGACGACGTGGTGGTCAGCCGCTCTCCCGCGATGCGGCGGGTCATGGACCTGGTGGAGCGGGTGGCCCCTTCCACGGCCTCCGTGCTGGTCACCGGAGAGAGCGGTTCGGGCAAGGACTTCGTTGCGCAGCGGCTCCACCAGCTTTCGGGCCGGTTTCAGGCCCCCTTCATCGCGGTCAACTGCCCGGCCATCCCCGAGGCTCTGCTCGAGAGCGAGCTCTTCGGCCACGAGCGCGGGGCCTTCACCGGCGCCATCAGCGAGCGCTCCGGCCTGTTCGAGCATGCGGGAAGCGGCACCTTGCTCCTGGACGAGATCACCGAGATGGCGCCGGGACTCCAGGCCAAGCTCCTGCGCGTCCTCGAGACGCGACGCTTCCGCCGCGTCGGCGGTCGTGAGGAGCGAAGCGCCGACTTCCGGGTCGTCGCCGCCACCAATCGCGATCCCGAGACCGCGGTGCGCCAGGGACGGCTCCGCGAAGATCTGTACTACCGGCTCAACGTGTTCAGCCTGGCGATGCCGGCGCTGCGCGCCCGCAAGGAGGACATCGCCCCGCTCGCCGCCCGCTTCATCGCATCGTTCGCCGAGCAGAACGGGCGCGCGGTGGAAGGCCTCTCCAACGAGGCGTTGATCGCTCTCGAGGGGTACGACTGGCCGGGCAACGTGCGCGAGCTTCGGAATGCGATCGAACGGGCCGTGGTACTGGCGCGCGGCTCGGTGATCGAGCTGAGCGACCTGCCGCAAAGGATCGCGCGGCCGCTCGGCCTGATCGAGCGTCTGCGTTCGGGTGAGGTGGAGCCGCTCCACGAAGTGGAGCGCAAGGCGATCCTGGACGCGCTCCAGAGTTTCGCGCAGAACAAGACCCACGCCGCGCGAGCGCTGGGGATCAGCCTCAAGACCCTGCACAACAAGCTCAAGCTCTACGCCCGAGGAGAGACGGCGTGA
- a CDS encoding glycosyltransferase family 2 protein — protein sequence MPESLPSARMDLSTVVVHYRSLDALPTCLDALREATQGVESEIVVVDNASGDGVATWMAREHPDARLIENDENLGYAKAVNQGIAATRGEFVLVMNPDCFLSPDAVRIMMRHAREHPRAGIVGPQLLTEEGAIEYSARAFPDALSFLFNRYSLLTRWFPGNPFSRRYLLTDWDHRTVRDVDWVSGACMLVRRAAIQAVGPMDDGFFMFNEDVDWCRRMGDGGWTVTYVPEARATHKVGASRRRVSNRLIIERHRGMMRYFHKHHPTHPLVALLADGFILLRAGLMMTANALKPR from the coding sequence GTGCCCGAAAGCCTTCCTTCGGCCCGCATGGACCTCTCCACCGTCGTCGTTCACTACCGCTCCCTCGACGCGCTTCCCACCTGCCTCGACGCCTTGCGTGAAGCCACGCAGGGAGTCGAGAGTGAGATCGTGGTCGTCGACAACGCCTCCGGCGACGGCGTCGCCACGTGGATGGCGCGCGAGCATCCCGACGCCCGGCTGATCGAGAACGACGAGAACCTCGGCTATGCGAAGGCGGTCAACCAGGGGATCGCCGCGACGCGGGGCGAGTTCGTGCTGGTCATGAATCCCGACTGCTTTCTCTCGCCCGACGCGGTGCGCATCATGATGCGTCACGCTCGGGAGCATCCGAGGGCCGGCATCGTCGGACCCCAGCTCCTGACCGAGGAGGGCGCCATCGAGTACTCGGCCCGCGCCTTTCCCGACGCGCTGTCCTTCCTGTTCAACCGCTATTCACTGCTCACTCGCTGGTTTCCCGGCAATCCTTTCTCGCGCCGCTACCTCCTCACCGACTGGGATCACCGGACGGTGAGGGACGTGGACTGGGTCTCGGGAGCGTGCATGCTCGTTCGCCGGGCGGCCATTCAGGCCGTCGGCCCGATGGACGATGGTTTCTTCATGTTCAACGAGGACGTGGACTGGTGCCGGCGCATGGGAGACGGAGGATGGACCGTCACCTATGTTCCCGAAGCCCGCGCGACGCACAAGGTCGGCGCCAGCCGACGACGCGTCTCGAATCGCCTCATCATCGAGCGTCACCGCGGCATGATGCGGTACTTCCACAAGCATCATCCGACCCACCCGCTGGTCGCGCTGCTGGCCGACGGCTTCATCCTCCTGCGCGCGGGCTTGATGATGACCGCGAACGCGCTGAAGCCGCGCTGA
- a CDS encoding MraY family glycosyltransferase, whose protein sequence is MVFPWLGGVRIPYSLILFVAAALLTLLLTPPVRALALRLGAVDHPGPRRVHETPVPKLGGWSMAFAVLAVAWAAYLLPGPLGVIDPRPFVGFSIASLVILALGTFDDVRGASPAVKLFFQAVAAVVLIQFGLGIPRITLPFIGEISTGSMSAPLTIAWILLVTNAINLIDGLDGLAAGTVLIASMTLWTVGRIHEDIYVLFLTAVLAGATLGFLRYNFPPARVFMGDTGSQFLGFALATISLIDNRKGAATITLLFPLVAMGVPILDGLLAFGRRALSGRSVFVADAGHIHHRLLSIGLSKRSAVLVLWYVCAYLGVTAVVLSVLPRHYGWLVVALLAMGIYLAIQVLEFVDRRIQRIEPPSSR, encoded by the coding sequence GTGGTCTTCCCCTGGCTCGGCGGCGTCCGCATCCCCTACTCGCTCATTCTCTTCGTGGCGGCCGCCTTGCTCACGCTGTTGCTGACACCGCCGGTGCGGGCCCTGGCGCTGCGCCTCGGCGCGGTCGATCATCCCGGCCCTCGCCGCGTTCACGAGACGCCGGTGCCCAAGCTCGGCGGATGGTCGATGGCCTTCGCCGTCCTCGCCGTGGCCTGGGCCGCCTACCTGCTGCCGGGACCGCTCGGGGTGATCGACCCTCGGCCCTTCGTCGGCTTCTCGATCGCCAGCCTGGTGATCCTGGCGCTCGGCACGTTCGACGACGTCCGCGGCGCTTCTCCGGCGGTGAAGCTCTTCTTCCAGGCGGTGGCCGCGGTGGTCCTGATCCAGTTCGGACTCGGGATTCCACGGATCACGCTGCCCTTCATCGGCGAGATCTCGACCGGGTCCATGAGCGCGCCGCTGACCATCGCGTGGATCCTGCTCGTCACCAACGCCATCAACCTGATCGACGGTCTCGACGGCCTGGCCGCCGGCACGGTGCTGATCGCGTCGATGACGCTGTGGACCGTCGGGCGGATTCACGAGGACATCTACGTGCTCTTCCTGACCGCGGTGCTCGCGGGCGCGACGCTCGGGTTCCTGCGCTACAACTTTCCTCCGGCGCGGGTCTTCATGGGCGACACCGGCAGTCAATTCCTCGGCTTCGCGCTTGCCACCATCTCGCTGATCGACAACCGGAAAGGCGCCGCCACCATCACCCTCTTGTTTCCGCTGGTGGCGATGGGCGTGCCGATCCTGGATGGCTTGCTGGCGTTCGGGCGCCGCGCGCTCAGCGGCCGTTCGGTCTTCGTCGCCGACGCCGGGCACATCCATCACCGGCTGCTCAGCATCGGCCTGTCGAAGCGCTCGGCCGTGCTGGTGCTGTGGTACGTCTGCGCCTACCTGGGCGTGACGGCCGTGGTGCTGTCGGTCCTGCCGCGCCACTACGGTTGGCTGGTGGTGGCGCTGCTGGCGATGGGAATCTATCTGGCGATCCAGGTGCTCGAGTTCGTGGACCGGCGCATCCAACGAATCGAGCCGCCGTCCTCGCGCTGA
- a CDS encoding GNAT family N-acetyltransferase: MSPKGPRPPAIRYRPARRTDVETLAELGSRTYRVASVEKRREFYTDHPRFTLRDVRVVELEGQVVASLVLYPLQAWVRGQKLPLTGIGSVAVSPEHRRRGVGEAAMRAALREMRQRANHLSILYAFRNSYYRKLGYGVIEHLHQLAVSASNLPLADESRRVRRLMLPDRSAVEALYERVAQQGHFAISRTAEWWERRLWNYPGDWVVYEGRRRGQVEGYLYYEVENSHGPFRLAVSLNEFVAATPEAHRGLVGHLASLRDQVEEIHHASPHDGAWAALLRTAQNLRPAAEIGPYLDTGGLATGAMMRITDVKGALEMLPITSSATGEIALEIQDPVLPVNARVYHVTAREGRLHVGPEPSRRLPRLSAAIDVLSPIVTGTLSAARAVEVSLASSTGDAAELVEGWFRHRPVYVYQFNAF, encoded by the coding sequence TTGAGCCCGAAAGGCCCGCGACCGCCCGCAATCCGCTACCGCCCGGCTCGGCGGACCGACGTCGAGACGCTCGCCGAGCTCGGCTCGCGCACCTATCGGGTGGCGAGCGTCGAGAAGCGCCGCGAGTTCTACACCGATCATCCGCGCTTCACCCTTCGCGACGTGCGGGTCGTCGAGCTCGAAGGCCAGGTCGTGGCGTCGCTGGTCCTCTATCCGCTCCAGGCATGGGTGAGAGGACAGAAGCTCCCACTCACGGGGATCGGCTCGGTGGCGGTGTCGCCCGAGCATCGCCGGCGAGGCGTCGGCGAGGCCGCCATGCGCGCCGCGCTGCGCGAGATGCGACAGCGCGCGAATCATCTGTCCATCCTCTATGCCTTCCGCAATTCGTACTACCGCAAACTGGGCTATGGGGTGATCGAGCACCTTCATCAGCTCGCGGTCTCGGCGTCGAACCTTCCTCTGGCCGACGAGTCCCGCCGCGTGCGAAGACTGATGCTGCCGGACCGCTCGGCGGTCGAAGCGCTGTACGAGCGTGTCGCGCAGCAGGGCCACTTCGCGATCTCGCGCACGGCCGAATGGTGGGAGCGCCGTCTGTGGAACTATCCCGGCGACTGGGTCGTGTACGAAGGCCGGCGGCGGGGCCAGGTCGAAGGCTATCTCTACTACGAGGTCGAGAACTCGCACGGGCCTTTCCGCCTGGCGGTGAGTCTCAACGAGTTCGTGGCGGCGACGCCCGAAGCGCACCGCGGCCTGGTCGGCCACCTGGCATCGCTGCGCGACCAGGTGGAGGAGATCCACCATGCGTCGCCGCACGACGGAGCGTGGGCGGCGCTCCTGCGCACCGCCCAGAACCTGCGCCCCGCGGCGGAGATCGGGCCCTATCTCGACACGGGAGGGCTGGCCACGGGTGCGATGATGCGGATCACCGACGTCAAGGGCGCGCTCGAGATGTTGCCCATCACGTCCAGCGCGACCGGCGAGATCGCGCTGGAGATCCAGGATCCGGTGCTCCCGGTCAACGCCCGCGTGTACCACGTGACGGCGCGCGAGGGCCGCCTTCACGTCGGGCCCGAGCCGTCACGAAGGCTTCCGCGGCTATCCGCGGCGATCGATGTGCTGTCGCCGATCGTGACCGGCACGCTCTCCGCCGCGCGCGCCGTCGAGGTCTCCCTGGCGTCGTCCACCGGTGATGCCGCCGAGCTGGTGGAAGGCTGGTTCCGCCATCGCCCGGTCTACGTCTATCAGTTCAACGCCTTCTAG
- a CDS encoding thioesterase family protein, with amino-acid sequence MNAARPESNRPFTVLHEMRPRFRDTDAMGHLNNAVYVTYLEVARQIYWERIEPSGDYRRVPFILAHVTIDFRSEALVSEVLEVGIRCEWIGSKSFAFTYEIRERATRRLVVEATSVQVCYDYAAKRSIPVPPELVRELESMEGRPLARAAHRDPARLG; translated from the coding sequence ATGAACGCAGCCCGTCCCGAATCCAATCGGCCGTTCACCGTGCTGCACGAGATGCGACCGCGCTTCCGCGACACGGATGCGATGGGTCACCTCAACAACGCTGTTTACGTCACGTACCTGGAGGTGGCCCGGCAGATCTACTGGGAACGGATCGAGCCGAGCGGTGATTACCGGCGCGTTCCTTTCATCCTGGCTCACGTCACCATCGACTTTCGCTCCGAGGCCCTGGTCTCGGAGGTGCTGGAAGTGGGGATCCGCTGCGAGTGGATCGGCTCGAAGTCGTTCGCCTTCACCTACGAGATCCGGGAGCGAGCGACGCGGCGGCTCGTGGTCGAGGCGACCTCGGTCCAGGTCTGCTACGACTACGCCGCCAAGCGCAGCATCCCGGTGCCGCCGGAGCTGGTGCGTGAGCTCGAGTCCATGGAAGGACGTCCGCTGGCTCGAGCCGCTCATCGGGATCCAGCGCGTCTCGGCTGA
- a CDS encoding kelch repeat-containing protein, translated as MTHLRRVASFRTLGLLHAALLLALASGASAQIGVWRESQLPARQGHCGVFDPTGRRLVTFGGMEATTLRAGVWELSLPDLGPSRWRPVAALGLPPSPRAGHTGIYDPVRHRMVVFGGNDGARSNEVLALSLTAPETWSLLTPSGSPPTARELHAAIYDPVGDRMIVFGGTDGTKLNDVWALSLADPPVWTLLTPAGTPPTPRSGASAVYDSQRQRMVVFGGKPDSGDGNETFALDLAGPPAWSQIVTSGTGPGQLTRHAALYDAPRDRMLIVSGESFFGDQVRLDSYQLNLAGSPTWQSFTIMMGSRSTLIYDAPKDRAILYGGCVDTPPATTSQAWIVPLTGTAPATRLVPSFGPRTGWIDETAVFDPVRRRTLVFGGVFVDFLEPIFSSFTSTFIIPLWQGPNPPPDLVYDWINFGNSGALPSPRYAHSAVVDAPGDRMIVFAGHSESSLQPVNDVWSLELGTGTWSALEPTGDPPAARLEHSAIFDSPARRMIVFGGQTVALLPPLNPLNDLWQLDLDVSPPAWSPITPEGTPPPARSCHSAIFDVAQRRMVVFGGRDASDALLNDVWSLDLNGTPTWTELTPSGTPPSPRDQHAAIYMGGTSPRMLVYGGNATREVWSLSLNGSPAWTLESVGVPPDVSDTPLAVVPGADGVPFDDGPTMLILGGKSASVWELRSPTSVAVGASPSSGLRLRGVRPNPTAGLLSVAFTLEDGAKATLDLFDLSGRRVATRNVGVLGAGAHVVSIAEATSLAPGLYWVRLTRLGQSESARVAVVR; from the coding sequence ATGACTCATCTTCGACGCGTCGCGTCCTTCCGCACGCTCGGCTTGCTCCATGCCGCGTTGCTATTGGCCCTTGCTTCGGGCGCCTCGGCCCAGATCGGTGTCTGGCGCGAGTCTCAGCTTCCCGCTCGCCAGGGGCATTGCGGCGTCTTCGATCCGACGGGTCGCCGGCTGGTGACGTTCGGCGGGATGGAAGCGACGACGCTTCGTGCCGGCGTGTGGGAGCTCTCCCTGCCCGATCTCGGGCCTTCGCGATGGCGACCGGTCGCGGCCCTCGGGTTGCCGCCATCGCCGCGCGCCGGCCACACGGGCATCTACGATCCGGTGCGGCATCGCATGGTCGTCTTCGGAGGAAACGACGGCGCCAGATCGAACGAGGTATTGGCGCTCTCGCTCACGGCTCCTGAGACCTGGAGCCTTCTCACGCCGAGCGGTTCGCCGCCCACCGCCCGCGAGCTGCACGCGGCGATCTACGATCCGGTCGGCGATCGGATGATCGTCTTCGGAGGCACCGACGGAACCAAGCTGAACGACGTGTGGGCGCTGTCGCTCGCCGATCCGCCCGTGTGGACTCTTCTGACGCCCGCGGGGACGCCGCCGACACCCCGAAGCGGCGCCAGCGCGGTCTACGACTCGCAGCGCCAACGAATGGTCGTGTTCGGCGGGAAGCCCGACTCCGGAGACGGCAACGAGACCTTCGCGCTCGACCTCGCCGGCCCACCTGCGTGGTCCCAGATCGTCACCTCGGGAACGGGGCCGGGGCAGCTGACGCGGCACGCGGCGCTCTACGACGCGCCGCGTGATCGCATGCTGATCGTCTCAGGCGAGAGCTTCTTCGGAGACCAGGTGAGACTCGACAGCTATCAGCTGAATCTCGCGGGCTCGCCGACCTGGCAGTCCTTCACGATCATGATGGGATCTCGCAGCACGTTGATCTATGACGCGCCCAAGGACCGCGCCATCCTCTACGGGGGATGCGTCGACACTCCGCCAGCCACCACCAGCCAGGCATGGATCGTTCCGCTGACTGGGACGGCGCCCGCGACTCGTCTGGTGCCGTCGTTCGGCCCGCGCACCGGATGGATCGATGAGACTGCCGTGTTCGATCCCGTCCGCCGCCGAACCCTGGTCTTCGGCGGAGTATTCGTGGACTTCCTCGAGCCTATCTTCTCGAGCTTCACGTCCACGTTCATCATCCCGCTATGGCAGGGACCCAACCCGCCGCCAGACCTGGTCTACGACTGGATCAACTTCGGGAACTCCGGAGCTCTCCCCTCGCCGCGCTATGCACACTCCGCCGTCGTCGACGCTCCCGGCGACCGCATGATCGTCTTCGCGGGCCACTCGGAGTCCTCCCTTCAGCCCGTCAATGATGTGTGGTCCCTCGAGCTCGGCACGGGAACCTGGTCGGCGCTGGAGCCCACGGGAGATCCACCCGCGGCGAGACTCGAGCACTCGGCCATCTTCGACAGTCCGGCCCGCAGGATGATCGTGTTCGGCGGGCAGACGGTCGCCTTGTTGCCACCCTTGAATCCACTGAACGACCTGTGGCAGCTCGATCTCGACGTCAGCCCTCCCGCCTGGTCGCCGATCACGCCTGAGGGCACGCCGCCGCCGGCCCGCTCGTGCCACAGCGCGATCTTCGACGTCGCCCAGCGACGCATGGTCGTGTTCGGCGGTCGGGATGCGAGCGACGCGCTCCTCAACGACGTCTGGTCCCTGGACCTGAACGGCACCCCGACCTGGACGGAATTGACGCCGAGCGGAACGCCGCCGTCGCCGCGCGATCAGCACGCCGCGATCTACATGGGAGGGACATCTCCTCGCATGCTGGTGTACGGCGGGAACGCCACCCGCGAAGTCTGGAGCCTTTCGTTGAACGGGAGCCCGGCTTGGACTCTGGAATCCGTCGGCGTCCCTCCCGACGTTTCGGATACGCCGCTCGCCGTGGTGCCTGGCGCCGATGGCGTGCCATTCGACGACGGCCCGACGATGCTGATCCTGGGTGGCAAGAGCGCGAGCGTCTGGGAGCTGCGATCTCCGACCTCGGTTGCCGTGGGCGCGAGCCCCTCCAGTGGGCTTCGGCTTCGGGGCGTCCGACCCAATCCCACCGCCGGGCTTTTGAGCGTTGCCTTCACGCTCGAAGACGGCGCCAAAGCGACACTCGACCTGTTCGATCTCTCGGGTCGTCGGGTGGCGACGCGCAACGTTGGCGTGCTCGGCGCGGGAGCACATGTGGTTTCGATCGCAGAGGCCACGTCACTCGCTCCCGGTCTCTACTGGGTGCGACTCACTCGCCTCGGTCAGTCGGAATCGGCCAGAGTCGCCGTGGTGCGCTGA
- a CDS encoding aspartyl protease family protein, translated as MTSSSVKRRDRVSSSFLVACLALVLFAAPARATITPDAQKIVDRHLKAVGGRDAWMRERALHVKGSVQAFGLTGQVEIWSQRPDRSASVTSIGPFTIREGNAGGVAWQVDQNGKLSRRDGKDLEDSQASTYFENELWLTDDQGGGAVKRVESERDSAGRYDVLEVTPPVGRPRRLWFDQKSGRLARVVSRRDQQTIVNRMTDYQMIEGRWRPRLTVVEVEGMPMNTARLTLDSVWVNPTIEASVFAPPTPSTRDVRFVGRADSARIPFVYRTRHVWVKASVNGGPPEDFLVDTGASLTVIDSAFAARRGIATEGQIGVTGAGAAGGASFSAVDSIVVAGEGGGVVIGHQKVAVLGLNPHLEPFFWRPIAGVLGYDFISRFVMEVDYDRGVMTLHDPKTFRGTGLGAAVPMTMAGNIPVVKARLDSVEGEFRLDVGSGSPVDMHSPFVRKHDLHAKAGRSFQVTGGGFGGTFTSTLCRMKSFAIGPYQWKDPIVVLSQATTGGLASEDYAGNIGNQILERFKVTFDYDRRVVYLQPGQRYGQRDRFSMAGFQLAKLGDRYEAMQVLPGSAAAKGGLKAGDRVLTIDRQTVASYDPEVLRRMFEEGKAGERHTLEVERGSKKKKITLTLAEIL; from the coding sequence ATGACGTCGTCGAGCGTGAAGCGTCGCGACCGCGTGAGTTCGTCCTTCCTCGTTGCCTGCCTCGCGCTCGTCCTGTTCGCCGCTCCGGCCCGCGCGACGATCACCCCGGATGCTCAGAAGATCGTGGACCGTCATCTGAAGGCGGTGGGCGGCCGTGATGCCTGGATGCGTGAGCGTGCGCTGCACGTCAAGGGATCGGTCCAGGCGTTCGGCCTCACCGGTCAGGTGGAGATCTGGTCCCAGCGCCCCGATCGCTCGGCCAGTGTCACGAGCATTGGGCCGTTCACCATCCGCGAAGGGAACGCAGGCGGTGTCGCCTGGCAGGTGGACCAGAACGGCAAGCTCTCGCGACGGGACGGCAAGGACCTCGAAGATTCCCAGGCTTCGACCTACTTCGAGAACGAGCTGTGGCTGACGGACGACCAGGGCGGCGGTGCCGTCAAGCGCGTCGAATCCGAGCGAGACTCGGCCGGGCGCTACGACGTGCTCGAGGTCACGCCGCCGGTCGGGCGGCCGCGGCGCCTGTGGTTCGATCAGAAGAGCGGGCGCCTTGCGCGAGTGGTCTCGCGCCGCGATCAGCAGACGATCGTGAACCGGATGACGGACTACCAGATGATCGAGGGTCGGTGGCGGCCACGGCTCACGGTGGTCGAAGTCGAAGGCATGCCGATGAACACGGCGCGCCTGACCCTGGACAGCGTGTGGGTGAATCCCACGATCGAGGCCTCGGTGTTCGCTCCACCGACGCCGTCCACGAGGGACGTGCGGTTCGTGGGCCGTGCCGACTCCGCGCGAATTCCGTTCGTCTACCGCACGCGCCACGTCTGGGTGAAGGCATCCGTGAACGGCGGACCGCCCGAGGACTTTCTGGTCGACACCGGCGCGAGTCTGACGGTGATCGACAGCGCATTCGCCGCGCGGCGCGGCATCGCGACCGAGGGCCAGATCGGCGTCACCGGCGCCGGGGCCGCGGGCGGCGCGTCGTTCTCGGCGGTCGATTCGATCGTGGTGGCAGGCGAGGGCGGCGGTGTGGTGATCGGCCATCAGAAGGTGGCCGTGCTCGGCTTGAATCCGCATCTCGAGCCGTTCTTCTGGCGACCGATCGCCGGAGTGCTGGGCTACGACTTCATCAGCCGCTTCGTGATGGAAGTGGACTACGACCGCGGTGTGATGACCCTCCATGATCCCAAGACGTTCCGTGGAACCGGGTTGGGGGCTGCGGTGCCCATGACGATGGCCGGCAACATTCCGGTGGTCAAAGCACGGCTCGATTCTGTGGAAGGAGAGTTCCGTCTCGACGTCGGTAGTGGCTCCCCGGTGGACATGCACAGTCCGTTCGTCAGGAAGCACGACCTCCACGCGAAAGCCGGAAGGAGCTTCCAGGTGACGGGTGGCGGTTTCGGCGGCACATTCACGAGCACGTTGTGCCGGATGAAGTCATTCGCGATCGGCCCCTACCAATGGAAGGACCCCATCGTGGTGCTGTCCCAGGCGACGACCGGCGGACTGGCGAGCGAGGACTATGCGGGCAACATCGGCAACCAGATCCTGGAGCGCTTCAAGGTGACTTTCGACTACGACCGGCGGGTGGTCTATCTGCAGCCCGGTCAGCGCTACGGTCAGCGCGATCGTTTCTCGATGGCGGGTTTCCAGCTGGCCAAGCTGGGCGACCGCTACGAGGCGATGCAGGTGCTCCCGGGCTCAGCCGCCGCCAAGGGCGGGCTCAAGGCGGGAGATCGCGTGCTGACCATCGACCGGCAGACGGTCGCTTCCTACGATCCGGAAGTGCTGAGACGGATGTTCGAGGAAGGAAAGGCCGGCGAGCGCCACACGCTCGAGGTCGAGCGCGGCAGCAAGAAGAAGAAGATCACGCTGACGCTTGCGGAGATTCTGTAG